A stretch of Toxorhynchites rutilus septentrionalis strain SRP unplaced genomic scaffold, ASM2978413v1 HiC_scaffold_455, whole genome shotgun sequence DNA encodes these proteins:
- the LOC129782200 gene encoding uncharacterized protein LOC129782200 isoform X2 has product MRIVRLFAVFGIAYYGRIECAKQTKTFPGAETVIPAFIGQVLPGIIGVITGGGGGSIIPPVSISHSTSVATSVANKPIAVSGSISTSANTSAGSHASVGHGSTVSVSSSTGTSAFRSLSSRWRKFFKNIT; this is encoded by the exons ATGCGAATCGTGAGACTTTTCGCTGTCTTTGGAATTGCTTATTATGGAAGGATCGAATGTGCCAAACAGACCAAAACGTTTCCCGG TGCAGAGACAGTAATACCCGCGTTCATAGGTCAGGTGCTGCCAGGAATCATAGGAGTAATTACTGGCGGTGGCGGTGGATCCATAATTCCTCCGGTGTCAATCTCTCACTCAACATCGGTGGCCACCTCAGTGGCCAATAAACCGATCGCTGTGAG CGGATCGATTTCAACGAGTGCCAATACTAGCGCGGGTTCTCATGCCTCAGTGGGACACGGTTCGACGGTGTCGGTATCGAGCAGTACCGGAACTTCAGCGTTCCGAAGTCTGTCCAGTAGGTGGCGAAAGTTTTTTAAGAACATCACATGA
- the LOC129782200 gene encoding uncharacterized protein LOC129782200 isoform X1, translating into MRIVRLFAVFGIAYYGRIECAKQTKTFPGAETVIPAFIGQVLPGIIGVITGGGGGSIIPPVSISHSTSVATSVANKPIAVSHSGSISTSANTSAGSHASVGHGSTVSVSSSTGTSAFRSLSSRWRKFFKNIT; encoded by the exons ATGCGAATCGTGAGACTTTTCGCTGTCTTTGGAATTGCTTATTATGGAAGGATCGAATGTGCCAAACAGACCAAAACGTTTCCCGG TGCAGAGACAGTAATACCCGCGTTCATAGGTCAGGTGCTGCCAGGAATCATAGGAGTAATTACTGGCGGTGGCGGTGGATCCATAATTCCTCCGGTGTCAATCTCTCACTCAACATCGGTGGCCACCTCAGTGGCCAATAAACCGATCGCTGTGAG CCACAGCGGATCGATTTCAACGAGTGCCAATACTAGCGCGGGTTCTCATGCCTCAGTGGGACACGGTTCGACGGTGTCGGTATCGAGCAGTACCGGAACTTCAGCGTTCCGAAGTCTGTCCAGTAGGTGGCGAAAGTTTTTTAAGAACATCACATGA